The genomic DNA TTCGGCATCGTGACCGGGCTGAGCATCGTCTACGCGTTCGTGGCGTGCGTGACGGTGCTTCCCGCGCTGCTCGTGCTCCGGGAGCGGTTGGTCGCACGCCTGGCGTAGATCGCGCGACACTGCCCGGATGGATTCCCCCGTCTGACGCGGCCGTTCGACCCCGCCCGGAATCCTTTTGCGTCGCACGCGCGTACCTCGATTCACTATGAGCATGGGTTCGGATATGTATCGCCAGCAGATCCTCGATCACTACAAGAACCCGCGCAACTACGGCGACCTCGACGATCCCACCTTCAGTCACGTCGGCGAGAACCCGATGTGTGGCGACGAAATCAAGGTCGACGTCAACCTCGCCGACGACGGCGAAACCATCGAGTACGCCGCCTTCTCGGGTGAGGGCTGTGCGATCAGTCAGGCAAGCGCGAGCATGCTGACCGACGAGCTTCAGGGGATGACGCTCGACGAACTCGACGAGCTCGACCGCGACGACGTGATCGATCTCCTCGGGGTGGACATCAGCCCGATGCGGGTGAAATGCGCGGTGCTCGTCGAGATGGTGGCCCAGGACGGTGCGGCGATCTATCAGGGCGAAAAGACCTCGATCGAGAAGACCACGACCGAATAGCGGTTTTTGCTGTGGCTGTGGTGCGGCGGCGGTGCCTGGCGTCCTGCGTTCGCGGAGCGAACGCAGGGCTCAGGCGAGCACTGCTCGCCTGGTGGATGAAGGGCGAGCGGCGCGAACGAACGGAGTGAGTGAGCACGCGAGGGCTTCGGCGGTGCTGTGCGGTGGCGGAAGTGCTAGGAGTCGTACCGTGAGCGACCGCAGGGAGCGAGCGGGCCGACGACCGACCAACGGGAGGGAGGAGGCTTTTGGTCCAGATTTTGCCAGCGAACGAGCGAAGCGAGTGAGCGCAGCAAAAGGTGGGTGTCTACTCGGGCTTCAACCCCTCCTCCTCGACGCGCATCACGGCCTCGCCGTCGGCGAGGTTTGGAGCGTCGACGAGCCGGACGATCCGTTTGGTGCCCTTCGACTTCCGGAGGTACATCCGGAACGTCGACTTGTGGCCGAGGATGTTCCCGCCGATGGGCTGTGTCGGGTCGCCGAAATAGGAATCGGGGTTCGAGGCGACCTGGTTCGTCACGACGGTGGCGGCGTTGTAGAGGTTGCCGACCTTGTCGATGTCGTGGAGATGTTTGTTGAGCTTCTGCTGGCGGGAGGCGAGCTCGCCCCGACCGACGTACTCCGCGCGGAAGTGGGCGGTGAGCGAGTCGATACAGACCAGCCGGACGGGCCACTCCGAGTCTTCGTGTTCGCTCGCGATGTCTTGGGCCTTCTGCGCGAGGAGGATCTGGTGGTTGGAGTTGAACGCCTTCGCGACGTGGATGTTGTCGAGTACGGACTCGATCAGTTGATCCATCGCGTCCTCGCTTTCGGGACCGCCCTCGATCTCGCGAGCCTCCAGCGCGGCGGCGATCGCCTCGTCGGGGAGCCCACGGACCATCTGGGCGATGCGCTCGGGACGGAACGTGTCCTCGCT from Halococcus saccharolyticus DSM 5350 includes the following:
- the radA gene encoding DNA repair and recombination protein RadA, which produces MATTEDLESLPGVGPATADKLTESGFDSYQGIAVASPGELSNTADIGESTAADIINAARDAADIGGFETGANVLERRNEIGKLSWQVDEVDDLLGGGVETQSITEVYGEFGAGKSQVTHQLSVNVQLPKEYGGLEGSAIFIDSEDTFRPERIAQMVRGLPDEAIAAALEAREIEGGPESEDAMDQLIESVLDNIHVAKAFNSNHQILLAQKAQDIASEHEDSEWPVRLVCIDSLTAHFRAEYVGRGELASRQQKLNKHLHDIDKVGNLYNAATVVTNQVASNPDSYFGDPTQPIGGNILGHKSTFRMYLRKSKGTKRIVRLVDAPNLADGEAVMRVEEEGLKPE
- a CDS encoding iron-sulfur cluster assembly scaffold protein; this translates as MSMGSDMYRQQILDHYKNPRNYGDLDDPTFSHVGENPMCGDEIKVDVNLADDGETIEYAAFSGEGCAISQASASMLTDELQGMTLDELDELDRDDVIDLLGVDISPMRVKCAVLVEMVAQDGAAIYQGEKTSIEKTTTE